Proteins encoded by one window of Blautia luti:
- the clpX gene encoding ATP-dependent Clp protease ATP-binding subunit ClpX has product MAEKIREGKVRCSFCQKTEDQVRKLIAGPDGKTFICDECIGICSEIMEEELNSYDDDMIDSDINLLKPEEIHAVLDDYVIGQDEAKKALAVAVYNHYKRILASRSSDVELQKSNILMLGPTGSGKTLLAQTLARMLNVPFAIADATTLTEAGYVGEDVENILLKIIQAADYDIERAQYGIIYIDEIDKITRKSENASITRDVSGEGVQQALLKILEGTVASVPPQGGRKHPHQEFIQIDTTNILFICGGAFEGIEKLIEARKDTKSIGFGAEVAVKEERNVGEVLKEVMPEDFIKFGLIPEFIGRVPVVVTLDALDEKALISILKEPKNSLTKQYHKLFELDGVELDFNDDALELVAKKSLERKTGARGLRAIMEGSLMDLMYKIPSDDTIRKCTITKDVVEGTGEPEIVRGEAPASAKTAGTRRKSRSHKKGTSETA; this is encoded by the coding sequence ATGGCAGAAAAGATAAGAGAAGGAAAAGTCAGATGCTCATTTTGCCAGAAGACAGAAGATCAGGTGAGAAAATTGATCGCAGGTCCGGATGGTAAGACATTTATCTGTGATGAATGTATTGGAATTTGTTCAGAGATCATGGAAGAAGAATTGAATTCCTATGACGACGATATGATAGATTCTGATATTAACCTGCTGAAACCGGAGGAAATCCATGCAGTTCTGGACGATTATGTGATCGGACAGGATGAGGCCAAAAAGGCACTGGCTGTAGCTGTTTACAACCATTATAAGAGAATCCTGGCATCCCGTTCCTCTGATGTAGAGCTACAGAAAAGTAATATTCTCATGCTTGGCCCGACAGGTTCCGGTAAGACTCTGCTTGCTCAGACTCTCGCCAGAATGCTGAATGTACCTTTTGCCATTGCGGATGCTACCACATTGACAGAAGCAGGCTACGTAGGAGAAGATGTTGAAAATATTCTTCTGAAAATTATCCAGGCAGCAGATTACGATATCGAGCGTGCCCAGTATGGAATCATATATATAGATGAGATCGACAAGATCACAAGAAAGTCTGAAAATGCATCCATTACCCGTGATGTTTCCGGTGAGGGTGTACAGCAGGCATTATTAAAGATCCTGGAGGGAACAGTTGCAAGCGTACCGCCTCAGGGAGGCCGTAAACATCCACACCAGGAATTCATTCAGATTGATACTACGAATATTCTATTCATCTGTGGTGGTGCTTTCGAAGGTATCGAGAAACTGATCGAAGCCAGAAAGGATACGAAATCCATTGGATTCGGTGCAGAAGTGGCAGTGAAGGAAGAACGGAATGTAGGAGAAGTTCTGAAAGAGGTTATGCCAGAGGACTTTATTAAATTCGGACTGATCCCTGAGTTTATCGGACGTGTGCCGGTAGTGGTAACTCTGGATGCACTGGATGAGAAAGCTCTCATCAGCATTCTGAAAGAGCCTAAGAATTCTCTGACCAAACAGTATCATAAACTGTTTGAACTGGACGGAGTAGAACTTGATTTCAATGATGATGCACTGGAACTGGTAGCGAAGAAATCTCTGGAACGTAAGACAGGAGCCAGAGGACTTCGTGCGATCATGGAAGGATCACTTATGGATCTTATGTATAAGATTCCATCAGATGATACCATCCGCAAGTGTACTATCACCAAAGATGTAGTGGAAGGCACCGGTGAGCCGGAAATTGTCAGGGGAGAAGCTCCTGCATCTGCAAAAACAGCAGGAACCAGACGGAAATCCCGCAGCCACAAAAAGGGAACATCGGAAACAGCCTGA
- the yihA gene encoding ribosome biogenesis GTP-binding protein YihA/YsxC, producing MVIKNVSLDIVCGITSKLPDTNRPEVAFAGKSNVGKSSLINGLMNRKSLARTSAQPGKTQTINFYNINEAMYLVDLPGYGYAKVSQSEKEKWGKMIERYLHTSQNLKAVFLLIDIRHDPSANDKMMYDWILNNGYEPIIIATKLDKLKRSQVQKNIKAIKEGLKLSKNGVIIPFSAETKQGRDEIWALIDELTGLAATEEA from the coding sequence ATGGTTATCAAAAATGTATCATTAGATATCGTATGCGGTATCACCAGCAAACTCCCGGATACCAACAGACCGGAGGTTGCATTTGCAGGAAAATCAAATGTAGGAAAATCATCTCTGATCAACGGGCTGATGAACCGGAAATCTCTTGCCAGAACAAGTGCACAGCCGGGAAAAACACAGACTATTAATTTTTACAATATCAATGAAGCCATGTATCTGGTAGACCTCCCGGGCTATGGATACGCAAAGGTTTCACAGTCTGAGAAGGAAAAATGGGGCAAGATGATCGAGAGATATCTCCATACATCCCAAAACCTTAAGGCAGTTTTTCTTCTTATTGACATCCGTCATGATCCATCTGCAAATGATAAGATGATGTATGACTGGATCCTGAACAATGGTTATGAGCCGATCATCATAGCAACCAAGCTCGACAAGCTCAAACGAAGCCAGGTTCAGAAGAATATCAAAGCAATCAAAGAAGGGCTGAAGCTGAGCAAAAATGGTGTCATCATTCCTTTCTCCGCTGAGACGAAGCAGGGAAGAGATGAGATCTGGGCTCTGATCGATGAGTTGACCGGACTGGCAGCTACTGAAGAAGCCTGA
- a CDS encoding DJ-1 family glyoxalase III, which translates to MSKKVYIFLADGFEDIEGLTVVDLLRRAQIDIKTVSIKDTKEVQTAHGISLLTDLLFDEVDFTDADMLVLPGGMPGTKYLAGSKPLTDLLTDFYNKGKKIAAICAAPSVFSGLGFLKGRKATSYPSFMEVIAGDGAVTSEDSVVVDGNVTTSRGLGTAVDFALSLITQLENQEKAEEIAESVVYRH; encoded by the coding sequence TTGAGTAAAAAAGTTTATATTTTTCTTGCAGATGGTTTTGAGGACATTGAAGGACTGACAGTGGTAGATCTGCTGAGACGTGCACAGATTGATATTAAAACTGTTTCCATTAAAGATACGAAAGAGGTACAGACTGCTCATGGAATTTCACTTTTGACAGACCTTCTCTTTGATGAGGTGGATTTTACAGACGCAGATATGCTGGTCCTTCCGGGAGGAATGCCGGGAACGAAGTATCTGGCAGGATCCAAACCGCTGACAGATCTGCTGACAGATTTCTATAATAAAGGAAAGAAAATTGCTGCGATCTGTGCAGCACCCAGTGTTTTCTCAGGACTTGGTTTCCTGAAGGGAAGAAAGGCAACTTCTTATCCATCCTTTATGGAAGTGATCGCTGGAGACGGTGCTGTGACAAGTGAGGACAGCGTGGTTGTGGACGGCAATGTGACTACAAGCAGAGGCCTTGGTACTGCAGTAGATTTTGCACTTTCTCTCATCACCCAGCTGGAGAATCAGGAAAAAGCAGAAGAAATCGCAGAATCTGTGGTATACAGACACTAA
- the tig gene encoding trigger factor — protein sequence MSLQVEKMEKNMAKLTIEVSAEDLEKAMQNAYQKAKGRITIPGFRKGKAPRKMIEQMYGKGIFLEDAVNALIPEHYSKAMGESELEIVSQPKIDLVQAEPGKELIFTAEVAVKPEVTLGEYKGVEVPKSDVTVTDEDVDAEVKKEQEKNSRTITVEDRAAQLNDTVTIDFEGSVDGVAFDGGTATEYPLTLGSNTFIPGFEEQLVGANTGDDVEVKVTFPEEYQAKELAGKEAIFKCAVKKIEAKELPELDDDFAKDVSEFDTLAEYKEHVKTNLEERKVNEAKRAKEDAAVDKAIENAQMDLPDAMVETQCQQMLDDFSRRMQSQGLSMDQYFQFTGMTAEKMMEDMKPQAVKRIQTRLVLEKIAEVENIQPTEEEVNEEISKMAETYKMEADKLKELLGEREIEQIKKDMAVQKAVSLVADAAKEV from the coding sequence ATGAGTTTACAGGTGGAGAAAATGGAAAAAAACATGGCGAAACTTACCATCGAAGTTTCCGCTGAGGATTTAGAGAAAGCTATGCAGAATGCATACCAGAAAGCAAAAGGCAGAATCACAATCCCAGGATTCCGTAAAGGAAAAGCTCCTAGAAAAATGATCGAGCAGATGTACGGAAAAGGAATCTTCCTTGAAGATGCTGTAAACGCTCTTATTCCGGAACACTACAGCAAAGCTATGGGAGAATCCGAACTTGAGATCGTTTCCCAGCCTAAGATCGACCTGGTACAGGCTGAGCCTGGTAAAGAACTGATCTTCACTGCAGAAGTTGCTGTGAAACCGGAAGTAACTTTAGGTGAGTATAAAGGTGTAGAAGTTCCGAAGTCTGACGTAACAGTAACAGACGAGGATGTTGATGCAGAAGTTAAGAAAGAGCAGGAGAAAAACTCCAGAACAATCACTGTAGAAGATCGTGCTGCTCAGTTAAACGATACAGTAACAATCGACTTCGAGGGTTCCGTAGATGGTGTTGCATTTGATGGCGGCACAGCTACAGAATATCCTCTGACACTTGGTTCCAACACATTTATCCCGGGATTCGAGGAGCAGCTTGTTGGTGCCAACACAGGTGATGATGTAGAAGTCAAAGTTACATTCCCAGAAGAATATCAGGCAAAAGAACTTGCTGGCAAAGAAGCAATCTTCAAATGTGCAGTTAAGAAGATTGAAGCAAAAGAACTTCCGGAACTGGATGATGATTTTGCAAAAGATGTTTCTGAGTTCGATACTCTTGCTGAGTACAAAGAACACGTTAAGACAAACCTTGAAGAAAGAAAAGTAAACGAAGCAAAACGTGCAAAAGAAGATGCAGCAGTAGATAAAGCAATCGAGAATGCACAGATGGATCTTCCGGATGCAATGGTTGAAACACAGTGCCAGCAGATGCTTGATGACTTCAGCAGAAGAATGCAGTCCCAGGGATTATCCATGGATCAGTACTTCCAGTTCACAGGCATGACAGCTGAGAAGATGATGGAAGACATGAAACCACAGGCAGTTAAGAGAATTCAGACAAGACTTGTTCTCGAGAAGATTGCAGAAGTTGAGAATATCCAGCCTACAGAAGAGGAAGTAAATGAAGAAATTTCCAAGATGGCTGAAACATATAAAATGGAAGCTGACAAGTTAAAAGAATTACTTGGAGAGCGTGAAATCGAGCAGATCAAGAAAGACATGGCTGTACAGAAAGCAGTTTCTCTTGTTGCAGACGCTGCAAAAGAAGTTTAA
- a CDS encoding CYTH domain-containing protein, translating into MEIERKFLISKENLPSNLDSYPHHKLEQGYLSTSPVVRIRKEDDNYYLTYKSKGLMTREEYNLPLTKESYKHMRPKADGILISKTRYLIPEKGGLTIELDVFDVPYEGLYLAEVEFSSEEQALSYNPPAWFGEDVTNSGKYHNSRLSQGNL; encoded by the coding sequence ATGGAAATAGAACGTAAATTTTTAATATCCAAAGAAAACCTGCCATCCAATCTGGATTCTTATCCACACCACAAACTAGAGCAGGGCTACTTATCCACCTCCCCTGTAGTCCGCATCCGCAAAGAGGATGATAACTACTACCTCACTTATAAATCCAAAGGCCTTATGACCCGTGAAGAATACAATCTTCCACTTACCAAAGAATCCTACAAACACATGCGTCCCAAAGCCGATGGAATCCTCATTTCCAAAACACGCTATCTTATTCCGGAAAAAGGCGGACTTACCATCGAACTGGATGTATTTGATGTCCCATATGAAGGACTTTACCTCGCAGAAGTAGAATTTTCTTCCGAAGAACAGGCACTCAGCTATAATCCACCTGCATGGTTCGGAGAAGACGTTACCAACTCCGGTAAATACCATAACAGCCGTCTGAGTCAGGGAAATCTATAA
- the clpP gene encoding ATP-dependent Clp endopeptidase proteolytic subunit ClpP: protein MSLVPYVIEQTSRGERSYDIYSRLLKDRIIFLGEEVNDVSAGLIVSQLLFLEAEDPGKDIQLYINSPGGSVTAGMAIYDTMQYIKCDVSTICLGMAASMGAFLLAGGAKGKRFALPHSTIMIHQPSGGAQGQATEIQIVADHIAQTKRTLNELLAANTGQPIEVVERDTDRDNYMTAEEAKAYGLIDGVVMHK, encoded by the coding sequence ATGAGTTTAGTACCTTATGTCATTGAACAGACAAGCAGAGGGGAGAGAAGCTACGACATCTATTCAAGGCTTCTGAAAGACAGAATCATTTTTCTTGGCGAAGAAGTTAATGATGTGAGTGCAGGACTGATCGTATCACAGCTTCTTTTCCTGGAGGCAGAAGATCCTGGTAAAGATATCCAGCTGTATATCAACAGCCCGGGCGGCTCCGTAACAGCCGGCATGGCGATTTACGATACCATGCAGTATATCAAGTGTGATGTTTCTACAATCTGTCTGGGAATGGCTGCCAGTATGGGAGCATTTCTCCTTGCAGGCGGTGCAAAAGGTAAGAGATTTGCTCTTCCTCATTCCACCATCATGATCCATCAGCCGTCAGGCGGTGCACAGGGTCAGGCAACAGAGATTCAGATCGTAGCAGATCACATTGCACAGACGAAGAGAACTTTAAATGAATTATTGGCTGCAAATACCGGTCAGCCGATAGAAGTTGTTGAGCGTGATACAGACCGGGACAACTATATGACTGCTGAAGAAGCAAAGGCATATGGACTGATTGACGGTGTAGTCATGCATAAATAG
- the proC gene encoding pyrroline-5-carboxylate reductase — translation MKIGFIGCGNMGSAMISGMLKKGLYKKDEIIVSNLTEEGSKRSKEKLGVVTTLDNCEVVKNTKLVFLAVKPQFYEEVLNEVKDELTPEHTVVGIAPGKTLAWLEEKCGQPLKVVRMMPNTPAQVGEGMTGVCANEKVSAEELDQICEITNSFGRTEVVPERLMDAVGAVSGCSPAYVFMFVEAMADAAVAQGMPRKQAYQFAAQSVLGSAKMVLETGMHPGELKDMVCSPAGTTIEGVRILEQNGFRSAVFEALNGAAEKGKKM, via the coding sequence ATGAAAATCGGATTTATCGGATGTGGAAATATGGGTTCCGCAATGATCAGCGGTATGTTGAAAAAAGGACTCTATAAGAAAGACGAGATCATTGTTTCCAATCTTACAGAAGAGGGAAGTAAACGAAGCAAAGAGAAATTGGGTGTTGTGACAACTCTGGATAACTGTGAAGTAGTAAAAAATACAAAGCTGGTTTTCCTGGCAGTGAAGCCACAGTTCTATGAAGAAGTACTGAACGAAGTAAAAGACGAACTGACACCGGAACACACAGTTGTAGGCATTGCACCGGGGAAAACTCTTGCGTGGTTAGAGGAGAAATGTGGACAACCTCTGAAAGTAGTAAGAATGATGCCAAACACTCCTGCCCAGGTTGGCGAGGGTATGACAGGTGTATGCGCTAATGAAAAAGTATCAGCAGAAGAACTTGATCAGATCTGCGAGATCACGAACAGCTTCGGTCGTACAGAAGTAGTTCCGGAACGTCTGATGGACGCAGTAGGTGCTGTAAGCGGCTGCTCTCCGGCTTATGTATTCATGTTCGTGGAAGCGATGGCAGACGCAGCAGTAGCCCAGGGAATGCCAAGAAAACAGGCGTATCAGTTTGCTGCACAGTCTGTACTGGGAAGTGCGAAAATGGTACTGGAAACAGGGATGCATCCAGGCGAATTAAAAGATATGGTATGCTCTCCGGCAGGAACTACCATTGAAGGAGTACGAATCCTTGAACAGAACGGATTCAGAAGTGCTGTTTTTGAAGCTTTGAATGGAGCGGCTGAAAAAGGGAAAAAGATGTAA
- the lon gene encoding endopeptidase La — translation MTNQNIVLPSIALRGTTILPGMIVHFDVSRERSIKAIEAAMLHDQKIFLVTQKDPEVETPDASGVYQVGTIAYIKQVVKLPQNLLRVLVEGIGRGLLVKFEQEFPFLRSEITPVDEESIQMPEALMEAMHRSLKELFHRYCMENGKISKELVTQILNIEQIEELVEQIAVNIPLSYQNKQKILEALTLEERYEVLGAILSNEIEIMQIGRDLQKKVKARVDKNQREYILREQLKLIREELGEDNTADEADEFKKKLKELQASDEVKEKISKEIERFKNTNSNVSENAVLRGYIETMLALPWDKRSTDSDDLKEAWKVLQEGHYGLKDVKERVMEFLSVRKLTHKGKSPILCLVGPPGTGKTSIAKSIAEAMHKKYVRICLGGVRDEAEIRGHRKTYVGAMPGRITAALQQAGVCNPLMLLDEIDKTSSDYKGDTSAALLEVLDPEQNSKFMDHYIEVPQDLSEVLFIATANDVQGIPRPLLDRMELIEIAGYTENEKEHIAKEHLIPKQMEENGIEKGKLTIQSAALKKIINNYTKEAGVRNLERTIGQICRKTARLIMEEDKKKVTVTSKNLSDFLGKEHFNYLMANKKDEIGISRGLAWTQVGGDTLQIEVNVMPGKGELMLTGQLGDVMKESAQAGITYIRSIAADYKVGPEFFQENDIHVHIPEGAVPKDGPSAGITMATAILSAIIKKPVRADLAMTGEITLRGRVLPIGGLKEKLLAAKYAKIKEVLVPAENKPDIQELDKEITDGLTVTFVSSMKEVLNKALVS, via the coding sequence ATGACAAATCAAAATATTGTGCTGCCATCTATTGCGCTGCGTGGAACTACCATTCTTCCGGGAATGATCGTTCATTTCGATGTGAGCAGAGAACGTTCCATCAAGGCAATTGAGGCTGCCATGCTTCATGATCAGAAGATCTTTCTGGTCACACAGAAGGATCCGGAAGTAGAAACTCCGGATGCTTCCGGCGTTTATCAGGTGGGAACGATCGCTTATATTAAACAGGTAGTGAAGCTCCCACAGAATCTTCTGCGCGTACTTGTAGAAGGTATCGGCAGAGGACTTTTGGTAAAGTTTGAACAGGAATTTCCGTTTCTGAGAAGTGAGATCACACCGGTAGATGAAGAAAGTATTCAGATGCCGGAAGCTTTGATGGAAGCTATGCACAGAAGTCTGAAAGAACTGTTCCACCGTTACTGTATGGAAAATGGCAAGATCAGCAAAGAGCTGGTAACACAGATTTTAAATATAGAACAGATTGAGGAACTGGTTGAGCAGATTGCTGTAAATATTCCTCTGTCTTACCAGAATAAACAGAAGATCTTGGAAGCACTTACCCTGGAGGAACGCTATGAAGTTCTGGGTGCGATCTTAAGCAATGAGATCGAGATCATGCAGATTGGCAGGGATCTCCAGAAGAAAGTGAAAGCCAGAGTTGACAAAAACCAGAGGGAATACATTCTCAGAGAGCAGCTGAAACTGATCCGTGAGGAACTGGGGGAGGACAATACTGCAGATGAAGCAGATGAGTTTAAGAAGAAGCTTAAGGAGCTTCAGGCCAGCGACGAAGTAAAAGAGAAGATCAGCAAAGAGATTGAGAGATTTAAGAATACCAACAGCAATGTATCTGAGAATGCGGTACTCCGCGGTTATATCGAGACTATGCTGGCACTTCCGTGGGATAAGAGATCCACAGATTCTGATGATCTGAAAGAGGCATGGAAAGTGCTTCAGGAAGGTCATTATGGACTGAAAGATGTGAAAGAGCGCGTGATGGAATTCCTTTCTGTCCGTAAACTGACACACAAAGGCAAGAGCCCGATCCTTTGTCTGGTGGGACCTCCTGGAACAGGTAAAACATCTATCGCCAAGTCCATTGCAGAAGCTATGCACAAGAAATATGTGCGCATCTGTCTGGGCGGTGTGAGAGATGAAGCGGAGATCCGAGGCCACAGAAAGACTTATGTAGGAGCAATGCCTGGCAGAATTACTGCAGCATTACAGCAGGCAGGCGTATGCAACCCGCTGATGCTTCTGGATGAGATCGATAAGACCAGCAGTGACTATAAGGGTGATACTTCCGCAGCGCTTCTGGAGGTACTTGATCCGGAGCAGAACAGCAAATTTATGGATCATTATATAGAAGTACCGCAGGATCTTTCCGAAGTACTGTTTATTGCAACTGCAAACGATGTTCAGGGCATTCCGAGACCTCTTCTAGACCGTATGGAACTGATCGAGATCGCAGGCTACACAGAGAATGAGAAAGAGCACATTGCAAAGGAACACCTGATTCCGAAGCAGATGGAAGAGAACGGGATCGAGAAAGGCAAACTGACTATTCAGTCTGCAGCACTTAAGAAGATTATCAATAATTATACAAAAGAGGCCGGTGTTCGAAATCTGGAGAGAACCATCGGACAGATCTGCAGAAAAACTGCACGTCTGATCATGGAAGAAGATAAGAAGAAAGTTACCGTAACTTCCAAGAATCTGTCAGATTTTCTTGGAAAAGAACATTTCAACTATCTTATGGCAAATAAGAAAGATGAGATCGGTATTTCCCGTGGCCTTGCATGGACACAGGTTGGCGGTGACACCTTGCAGATCGAAGTCAATGTAATGCCTGGAAAAGGTGAGCTGATGCTTACCGGACAGCTTGGAGATGTGATGAAAGAGTCTGCACAGGCAGGTATTACTTATATTCGTTCCATTGCTGCTGACTATAAAGTTGGACCGGAATTTTTCCAGGAGAACGATATTCATGTGCATATTCCGGAGGGAGCAGTACCAAAAGACGGACCGTCCGCAGGTATTACCATGGCAACTGCGATTCTTTCCGCAATTATTAAGAAGCCGGTAAGAGCAGATCTTGCAATGACCGGTGAGATCACACTGAGAGGAAGAGTCCTTCCGATCGGCGGTTTAAAAGAGAAACTTCTAGCAGCAAAATATGCGAAGATCAAAGAAGTATTAGTACCGGCAGAGAATAAACCGGATATTCAGGAATTAGACAAGGAAATCACAGACGGACTTACGGTCACATTTGTAAGTTCTATGAAAGAAGTACTGAATAAAGCACTTGTATCATAA
- a CDS encoding energy-coupling factor transporter ATPase, with the protein MGIIKAFKLGFDYLKYDEDGNVQDMQRAVNDVNLDIEAGQFVAVLGHNGSGKSTLAKHLNALLLPTEGTLWVDGIDTSKEPELWKVRQKAGMVFQNPDNQIIGTVVEEDVGFGPENMGVPTEKIWERVDESLKKTGMTSYRYHSPNKLSGGQKQRVAIAGVMAMRPKCIILDEPTAMLDPNGRKEVLEAVSDLNKQEGVTVILITHYMEEVVRADKVYVMDSGEVVMQGTPREIFSQVETLKEYRLDVPQVTLLAHELHKAGVDIPEGILTTEELVNALCL; encoded by the coding sequence ATGGGAATTATCAAGGCATTCAAGCTGGGATTTGACTATCTCAAGTATGATGAAGACGGCAACGTGCAGGATATGCAGCGTGCCGTCAATGATGTAAACCTGGACATTGAAGCCGGACAATTCGTGGCTGTTCTGGGACATAATGGTTCCGGAAAATCTACTCTTGCAAAACATTTGAATGCACTTTTGCTTCCGACAGAAGGTACATTATGGGTAGATGGGATTGACACGTCTAAAGAGCCGGAACTATGGAAAGTCCGCCAGAAAGCGGGCATGGTTTTTCAGAATCCTGACAATCAGATCATAGGAACTGTAGTAGAAGAAGACGTAGGTTTCGGACCGGAGAACATGGGCGTGCCTACAGAGAAAATCTGGGAACGTGTAGATGAGAGCCTGAAGAAAACAGGCATGACCTCCTACCGTTATCATTCTCCGAATAAACTTTCCGGCGGACAGAAGCAGAGGGTTGCCATTGCCGGTGTCATGGCAATGCGCCCGAAGTGCATCATCCTGGATGAGCCAACTGCCATGCTGGATCCGAATGGACGAAAGGAAGTTCTCGAGGCAGTCAGTGACCTTAACAAACAGGAGGGAGTAACAGTCATTCTGATTACACATTATATGGAAGAGGTTGTCCGTGCAGACAAGGTTTATGTCATGGACAGCGGAGAAGTGGTGATGCAGGGAACACCAAGGGAGATATTTTCCCAGGTGGAAACTCTGAAAGAATACAGACTGGATGTGCCGCAGGTAACACTTCTGGCACACGAACTTCATAAAGCCGGAGTGGATATTCCGGAGGGAATACTGACTACAGAGGAGCTGGTGAATGCCTTATGTCTATAG
- a CDS encoding Na+/H+ antiporter NhaC family protein: MELLLLGIFAAVLLVCVFTGISIIYAMILGLVLFFTYGLIKKKTWKQMLIFSWQGVKAAKNILLTFILIGIMTAVWRASGSIAFIVYYAAGICAPSIMLLASFLLCSLVSFLTGTAFGTAATMGVICMTMAKSMNVSDVLAGGAILAGIYFGDRCSPVSTSALLVSELTKTDLYENLKGMAKAAIVPFVISCTVYWTLGLRTHIGTADGEIRTVLGEFYHLSAWTLLPVAVVLVFSAMRVNVKRTLAASALCGIFVAVLIQKYPVPKLPALCVSGFQPDDMQINRLMGGGGILSNMKVIAIVGISSCYSGIFKGTDFLHGIKDLIRKLNSKITPFGTTLLTSVVTAAVSCNQTLSIMLTNQLCGENNPDKKEFALSLENSAVVVAPLLPWSIASAVPLAFIGAPTMSVCAAIYLYLLPIWYFISVNFRRKKK, from the coding sequence ATGGAATTATTATTACTAGGAATATTTGCTGCAGTTCTTTTAGTATGCGTATTTACCGGAATTTCCATTATATATGCTATGATCCTGGGACTGGTGCTGTTTTTTACATATGGTCTGATAAAAAAGAAAACCTGGAAACAGATGCTGATTTTTTCCTGGCAGGGAGTGAAGGCTGCGAAGAATATTCTGCTGACTTTTATTCTGATCGGAATTATGACCGCAGTGTGGAGAGCGAGTGGTTCCATTGCATTTATTGTCTATTATGCAGCGGGAATATGCGCACCGTCGATCATGCTGCTGGCATCATTTCTTTTATGTTCTCTGGTATCTTTTCTGACAGGAACTGCATTTGGAACAGCAGCTACCATGGGTGTGATCTGCATGACAATGGCGAAAAGCATGAATGTTTCAGATGTCCTGGCAGGAGGTGCAATTCTTGCGGGAATTTATTTTGGCGACAGATGTTCGCCGGTTTCTACCAGTGCACTGCTCGTAAGCGAACTGACGAAAACAGATTTATACGAAAACCTGAAAGGCATGGCGAAGGCTGCAATAGTGCCATTTGTTATTTCCTGTACGGTTTACTGGACTTTGGGACTGCGGACACATATAGGAACTGCAGATGGAGAAATCAGAACAGTACTGGGAGAATTCTATCATCTGTCAGCATGGACATTACTTCCTGTTGCAGTTGTGCTTGTTTTTTCTGCAATGCGTGTCAATGTAAAAAGAACTCTGGCAGCCAGTGCATTATGCGGAATTTTTGTCGCAGTCCTGATACAGAAATATCCGGTTCCCAAACTTCCTGCATTATGTGTTTCGGGATTTCAGCCGGATGATATGCAGATTAATCGACTGATGGGCGGAGGCGGAATCCTTTCCAATATGAAAGTCATTGCTATCGTAGGTATTTCTTCCTGCTATTCCGGCATTTTCAAAGGAACAGATTTCCTTCACGGAATCAAAGATTTGATTAGAAAATTAAACAGCAAAATCACACCATTTGGAACAACCCTGCTGACCTCTGTTGTAACAGCAGCCGTATCCTGCAATCAGACCTTATCCATCATGCTGACCAATCAGCTCTGCGGAGAAAACAACCCAGATAAAAAAGAGTTTGCGCTTTCGTTGGAAAATTCGGCAGTTGTAGTGGCGCCTCTACTTCCCTGGTCAATTGCGTCAGCGGTACCGCTGGCGTTTATCGGTGCACCGACAATGAGTGTGTGCGCGGCAATTTATCTGTATCTGCTTCCGATATGGTATTTTATTTCTGTTAATTTTCGGAGAAAAAAGAAATAG